From Methanosarcina lacustris Z-7289, one genomic window encodes:
- a CDS encoding Fic family protein, whose product MPIPIYIGSTYRTCKIMDDTDTPLIQEELLARIDEKMNRLNSMRPIPADASGRLHEEMRLVHTYHSNAIEGNTLTLQETKIILEEGLTVGGKSLRGHLEVSNNAKAFDRVEELAKKKHAVDHVTIQEIHEIVTRGILEDAGSYRTRNMRIKGSVKTPPDWSQIMILMDELIEKIAESQAHPIETASFLHHRFVAIHPFIDGNDMVARLLTNLYLISRDYPPVVLKKEDRGKYYKSLKAADAGNLGPFTNLIAKAVDENLTLYLSISGGNDELLPLKELALETPYSQEYLSLRARQGLLDAVKIGKTWHSPKRAVEQYLSEHGKKEV is encoded by the coding sequence ATGCCGATACCGATATATATCGGGAGTACATATCGGACATGTAAAATTATGGACGATACCGATACACCCCTGATTCAGGAAGAACTTCTTGCACGAATAGATGAAAAAATGAACCGGCTAAACTCCATGAGGCCAATCCCGGCAGATGCTTCAGGAAGGCTGCATGAAGAGATGAGGTTGGTGCATACCTATCACTCCAATGCAATAGAAGGGAATACACTAACACTCCAGGAAACAAAAATCATTCTGGAAGAAGGGCTTACAGTTGGCGGAAAATCACTCCGAGGACATCTTGAAGTTAGCAATAACGCAAAAGCTTTTGACCGGGTGGAAGAGCTAGCAAAGAAAAAACACGCTGTAGACCATGTTACAATTCAGGAGATCCATGAAATTGTAACTAGAGGTATACTTGAGGATGCCGGAAGCTACCGCACCAGAAATATGAGGATAAAAGGTTCAGTAAAGACTCCGCCTGATTGGTCGCAGATAATGATACTGATGGATGAACTGATCGAAAAAATAGCTGAAAGCCAGGCGCATCCCATTGAAACAGCTTCCTTCCTGCATCACAGGTTTGTTGCGATTCATCCTTTCATTGACGGAAACGACATGGTAGCCCGACTCCTCACAAACCTGTATTTGATTTCAAGGGATTATCCTCCTGTTGTGCTCAAAAAAGAGGATAGAGGAAAATACTACAAATCCCTTAAAGCCGCAGATGCAGGAAACCTCGGACCATTTACCAATTTAATTGCAAAAGCCGTGGATGAAAACCTGACCCTGTATCTCTCCATCTCAGGAGGAAACGACGAACTACTGCCTCTAAAAGAACTTGCCCTGGAAACCCCTTATTCTCAGGAATATCTCAGCCTGCGGGCTAGACAGGGGCTCCTGGATGCAGTAAAAATCGGAAAAACATGGCATAGTCCAAAACGTGCGGTTGAGCAATATCTATCCGAGCATGGGAAAAAAGAAGTTTGA
- a CDS encoding ABC transporter permease, whose amino-acid sequence MVITVEILKATLDHLFLAYTALLIGALVSIPLIFLSLYNAKLASPIMRLSNLVQAVPSFAVVAVVVPLIGIGFTPAVIAIMLRVLLPIIKNTYIGLFNVDPSLIESAKGIGLTEFQVIRYVRLPNAYPAIFAGIKFAAILANSIAVLTALIGGGGLGSMIFEGLTNFNTTKILAGTLPVIAIALFLDFSFSVLEHRLTPEYLQK is encoded by the coding sequence ATGGTCATAACTGTGGAAATCTTGAAGGCTACGCTTGATCACCTTTTTCTGGCTTATACCGCTCTTCTTATCGGGGCTCTTGTTTCCATCCCTCTTATATTCCTTTCTCTGTACAATGCAAAGCTAGCCTCACCTATCATGAGGCTTTCTAACCTTGTTCAGGCAGTCCCCAGTTTTGCGGTTGTGGCTGTGGTTGTACCCCTTATAGGAATTGGCTTTACCCCTGCGGTTATCGCCATAATGTTGAGGGTATTGCTTCCGATAATCAAAAACACCTATATAGGACTTTTTAATGTGGATCCTTCGCTGATCGAGTCCGCAAAAGGAATTGGTTTGACAGAATTTCAGGTTATCAGGTATGTGAGGCTCCCGAATGCATACCCTGCCATATTTGCCGGAATAAAGTTTGCTGCCATCCTTGCCAACAGCATTGCAGTCCTGACGGCTCTTATAGGTGGAGGGGGCCTGGGGTCCATGATTTTCGAAGGGCTTACAAATTTCAATACTACTAAAATTCTGGCAGGGACCCTGCCGGTCATAGCCATAGCCCTTTTCCTGGATTTTTCTTTCTCAGTGCTGGAACACCGCCTGACCCCGGAGTACCTTCAAAAATGA
- a CDS encoding ABC transporter permease, which translates to MPLDPACVIDKHVIIRRAVDYDSNIKGTTGKGDCLNIESLNELIVEVIRVWNTQLLSLRTLEHLYMFLVALFFSILIGVLIGTFTYRNQKLAAPVLNGLNVVETVPDVALLVLLLPIFGIGTEPTIVASILYSLLPIARNTYTGLSNVPREYIEIAEALGLTQREVLFKVRFPLSLPLIAGGIRIAVVFTMGVVTLGGLIAAGGLGAALQNGIQLYDMGTILVTGAWVGLLAVLLDGIAGIIESTLKARYGTWS; encoded by the coding sequence GTGCCGCTTGATCCCGCCTGCGTAATTGATAAACACGTCATCATTCGCCGTGCTGTTGACTATGATTCCAACATAAAGGGGACAACCGGGAAAGGTGATTGTCTGAATATTGAGAGTCTTAATGAGCTAATTGTAGAAGTAATAAGAGTCTGGAACACTCAGCTGCTCTCTCTGCGCACACTTGAGCACCTCTACATGTTTTTAGTTGCTCTCTTCTTTTCTATTCTTATAGGTGTGCTTATCGGAACCTTTACCTACCGGAACCAGAAACTTGCAGCCCCTGTCCTGAATGGCTTAAACGTAGTAGAAACAGTTCCAGATGTGGCTCTACTGGTCCTTCTGCTTCCCATATTCGGGATAGGCACAGAGCCAACAATCGTGGCTTCGATCCTTTATTCCCTCCTTCCGATTGCCAGAAATACATACACAGGTCTGTCGAACGTGCCGAGGGAATACATAGAGATTGCCGAGGCACTGGGCCTGACACAGCGAGAAGTTCTCTTCAAAGTTAGGTTTCCCCTGTCCCTACCCCTGATCGCAGGAGGCATCAGGATTGCAGTAGTGTTTACAATGGGAGTCGTAACCCTTGGGGGGCTGATCGCCGCAGGCGGGCTTGGGGCAGCCCTTCAGAACGGGATTCAGCTCTATGATATGGGCACGATTCTTGTCACCGGAGCCTGGGTAGGGTTGCTTGCTGTGCTCCTGGATGGAATTGCAGGTATAATAGAAAGCACGCTTAAAGCGAGGTATGGGACATGGTCATAA
- a CDS encoding ABC transporter ATP-binding protein — protein MTIKKLFNRVDSVRLENITKKYGEHFAVKNLNLEIQGGELLILIGRSGSGKTTALRTINRLTDPDSGTVSINGANIREFDPVRLRRNIGYVIQNIGLLPHLRISENVGLLLKLEGWNEEKIRTRVRGLLTLVSLPPESFMDRYPHELSGGQQQRVGLARAMAMDPPLFLMDEPFGALDPLLRTQLQDEFFKIKKELGRTIVFITHDINEAFRLGDRIAIMNNAELIQVGTPEELIFSPVSDLVAEIVDSKRKYRHIDALKVGDMMQPLAREDTLEPGMSAEIALDLMVRKGLEFALVIGKSEASGRVCLNDVLKARTGGIELKEVIRPLPLFSSDTTLLEALARLKSEGESMGLVLEGSEPVGVLFSDRVLQNLI, from the coding sequence ATGACAATCAAAAAGCTTTTTAACCGGGTAGATTCAGTCCGGCTTGAAAATATTACTAAAAAGTACGGGGAGCACTTTGCCGTAAAAAACCTGAACCTGGAAATTCAGGGGGGTGAACTCCTTATCCTTATAGGAAGGAGCGGTTCAGGGAAGACCACTGCTCTGCGGACTATTAACCGCCTGACAGATCCTGATTCGGGCACGGTGTCCATAAACGGGGCTAATATAAGGGAGTTTGACCCTGTCCGCCTCAGGCGGAATATTGGCTACGTGATCCAGAATATCGGGCTGCTCCCTCACCTCCGCATTTCGGAAAATGTCGGTTTGCTCCTTAAACTTGAGGGCTGGAACGAAGAGAAAATCAGAACGAGGGTAAGGGGACTGCTAACCCTTGTCTCTCTCCCCCCCGAGAGTTTTATGGACCGGTACCCTCATGAACTGAGCGGAGGTCAGCAGCAGAGGGTCGGGCTTGCCAGAGCAATGGCTATGGATCCACCTCTTTTCCTTATGGATGAACCCTTCGGGGCGCTTGACCCTCTCCTTCGGACTCAGTTGCAGGACGAGTTTTTCAAGATTAAAAAAGAGCTTGGAAGAACCATTGTTTTCATTACGCACGATATCAATGAAGCTTTCCGACTTGGTGACCGGATTGCAATTATGAACAATGCTGAACTCATCCAGGTCGGAACCCCCGAAGAGTTAATTTTCTCGCCAGTCAGTGATCTTGTTGCCGAGATTGTGGACTCAAAAAGGAAGTACAGGCACATTGATGCCCTGAAGGTCGGGGATATGATGCAGCCCCTTGCCAGAGAGGACACTCTGGAGCCTGGCATGTCCGCAGAAATCGCCCTTGACCTTATGGTCAGGAAAGGGCTTGAGTTTGCTCTTGTTATTGGAAAATCCGAAGCTTCAGGGCGCGTCTGCTTAAACGATGTACTGAAAGCCAGAACCGGAGGAATAGAACTTAAAGAAGTCATCAGGCCCCTGCCCCTTTTTTCCTCTGACACCACACTTCTTGAAGCCCTTGCAAGGCTCAAGTCCGAGGGGGAATCTATGGGGCTCGTACTCGAAGGTAGCGAACCTGTCGGAGTCCTGTTTTCTGACCGGGTTCTTCAGAATCTTATTTAA
- a CDS encoding glycine betaine ABC transporter substrate-binding protein produces the protein MKFHFITVLLLVASLLVSGCTENSSNEGNGTQPAEKIVIGTKLFQESYITAEMVSLLLEERGYETDVKKNLGGTLVNYEALKKGDIQSYTEYTGTIYSQILKKPPLENWDPAVIYNESEQGMLENDGVVIAARLGFEDAYAIAVNREWAESRNVSTISDLEPYASEISMGTDPEFATREDGLPQIARIYGFAFKNYNSMAPGIMYEAIKNGEVDAISAYTTDTRNDLYKLKVLEDDKDALPPYDAVILVTETFSQENPGAMEAIAQLNGRIDQDTMRRLNGEYDVDGREARDIARDFLKKEGLISA, from the coding sequence ATGAAATTTCACTTTATTACAGTCTTGCTGCTCGTAGCGTCGCTTCTGGTCAGTGGTTGCACGGAAAATAGTTCGAATGAAGGGAATGGTACACAGCCTGCTGAAAAAATTGTAATTGGGACAAAGCTTTTCCAGGAATCCTATATTACTGCTGAGATGGTCTCGCTTTTGCTCGAAGAGCGGGGTTATGAAACCGATGTCAAAAAAAATCTCGGGGGCACGCTTGTAAATTATGAGGCCCTGAAGAAAGGGGATATCCAGTCCTATACCGAATATACAGGGACAATTTATAGCCAAATTCTAAAAAAACCGCCTCTTGAAAACTGGGATCCGGCGGTAATATATAATGAGTCCGAACAGGGCATGCTTGAAAATGACGGGGTTGTGATTGCAGCCCGTCTGGGATTTGAGGATGCCTATGCTATAGCAGTTAACAGGGAATGGGCTGAAAGCCGGAATGTGTCCACAATCAGCGACCTTGAGCCGTATGCCTCTGAAATCTCGATGGGTACGGACCCGGAATTTGCAACACGGGAAGATGGGCTTCCGCAGATCGCCCGTATTTATGGTTTCGCATTCAAAAACTACAATTCAATGGCTCCGGGTATCATGTATGAGGCCATAAAGAACGGAGAAGTCGATGCCATAAGCGCATATACTACGGATACTCGAAACGACCTCTACAAGCTAAAAGTGCTTGAAGATGATAAGGATGCTCTTCCTCCCTATGACGCAGTTATTCTTGTTACTGAGACCTTTTCACAGGAAAACCCTGGTGCAATGGAGGCAATTGCACAGCTTAATGGCAGAATTGACCAGGACACTATGAGGAGGCTTAATGGAGAATATGATGTAGATGGTAGGGAAGCGAGAGATATTGCCAGGGACTTTCTGAAAAAGGAAGGTTTAATTTCTGCCTGA
- a CDS encoding calcium/sodium antiporter produces MSSLKDAMDLLLIFLFLLSLAMISKGSDWFIEAAIEISNKSGIPKMLIGATIVSFATTAPEFAVSATAAYIGHTDVTIGNAVGSVICNTGLVLGSIIAVKAIPMKDDTFLIKSGLMLLSGIVLIILSRDGSVNRLDGIILLLVFFAFLYHASKTQRVLFGDNETGREKLKLKDIRKDIAYFVLGSLSVVIGSRILVDSGIKIAEWMGIPEVIIALTAVAIGTSLPELATAIASLKKGHQDLAIGNILGANTMDIAMILGASSQIRVLPVSEQLAGYDFPFMFLISLALIVFGITGKKFERWEGGVILGAYLVYVAGLFILYG; encoded by the coding sequence TTGTCTTCTTTAAAGGACGCCATGGATTTGCTTTTGATCTTTCTTTTTCTGCTCAGCCTTGCCATGATAAGCAAAGGATCGGACTGGTTCATTGAAGCTGCGATTGAAATATCAAACAAAAGTGGAATCCCGAAAATGCTTATCGGGGCTACGATTGTGAGTTTTGCAACCACGGCTCCGGAGTTTGCAGTTTCCGCAACAGCAGCTTATATCGGGCATACAGACGTAACAATAGGAAATGCAGTGGGCTCAGTCATATGCAACACAGGACTTGTACTGGGTTCGATTATAGCTGTAAAAGCGATCCCTATGAAGGATGATACATTTCTCATTAAAAGCGGGCTTATGCTCCTTTCAGGAATTGTCCTTATCATACTCAGTCGAGACGGAAGTGTGAACCGGCTTGATGGGATTATACTTCTGCTTGTGTTTTTTGCTTTCCTCTACCATGCTTCAAAGACCCAGCGCGTATTGTTTGGAGATAATGAAACAGGTAGAGAAAAACTGAAACTCAAAGATATCCGGAAAGATATAGCTTATTTCGTCCTCGGTTCCCTTTCAGTAGTTATAGGAAGCAGGATCCTGGTCGATTCAGGGATAAAAATAGCCGAATGGATGGGCATCCCTGAAGTAATAATAGCCCTCACGGCAGTTGCCATAGGAACATCTCTCCCTGAACTTGCAACTGCAATTGCCTCCCTCAAGAAAGGGCACCAGGATCTCGCCATAGGAAACATCCTCGGGGCAAACACAATGGATATTGCCATGATCCTCGGAGCATCATCCCAGATTCGCGTGCTCCCTGTTTCGGAACAGCTTGCAGGATACGATTTTCCATTTATGTTTCTGATATCTCTCGCCCTTATAGTCTTTGGGATCACTGGGAAAAAATTTGAAAGGTGGGAGGGGGGCGTAATTCTCGGAGCATATTTAGTTTATGTGGCAGGGCTTTTTATTCTCTATGGATAA
- the glmU gene encoding bifunctional sugar-1-phosphate nucleotidylyltransferase/acetyltransferase: MKAIILAAGEGLRCRPLTLTRSKVMLPVANRPILEHVISSLETNGINEIILVVGYEKERIMNYFEDGLNFGVNIKYVEQKAQLGTAHAIEQAKKLISPEDSEFLVLNGDNLVEPKTIADLLNNYEGDASLLTVRMEDTAGYGVVLKEKKRVIQILEKRPGDLSHIVNTGIYIFTPQIFETIEKTPISENGEYAITDTLQLMIDEGKVITPIPTESKWLDAIHAWDLLKANSIVLNSSRNLTQEGELEEGVIIRGKVAIGKNTRIRAGTYIVGPVVIGENCDIGPNVVILPSTTIGDNVSIRSFTEIQNSIIMNDCRIYSHGQISNCVIGSNNTLGSGFTAEEKENLEININCRIHKAPKLGTIIGDDNRIGSRVLVKAGVMIAVNCQVESGNTIYRDLTRDSVVL; this comes from the coding sequence ATGAAAGCTATTATCCTCGCAGCAGGAGAAGGACTGCGCTGCAGACCTCTTACTCTTACCCGTTCCAAAGTAATGCTTCCTGTAGCCAACAGGCCTATTCTGGAACATGTCATATCCTCACTTGAAACAAATGGAATCAATGAGATCATCCTGGTTGTCGGGTATGAAAAAGAACGCATAATGAACTATTTTGAAGACGGGCTGAATTTCGGGGTCAATATAAAATATGTCGAGCAAAAAGCCCAGCTTGGGACAGCGCATGCGATTGAACAGGCAAAAAAACTAATAAGTCCCGAGGATTCCGAATTCCTTGTCCTGAACGGAGACAACCTGGTAGAACCAAAAACCATAGCCGATCTTCTTAACAACTATGAAGGAGATGCAAGCCTTTTAACCGTAAGAATGGAGGACACAGCAGGTTATGGAGTGGTACTGAAAGAAAAGAAGAGAGTTATCCAAATTTTGGAAAAAAGACCCGGAGATTTAAGCCATATTGTTAACACGGGAATATATATTTTTACGCCGCAGATCTTTGAAACCATTGAAAAAACTCCTATATCCGAAAACGGAGAATATGCAATAACCGATACCCTCCAGCTTATGATTGACGAAGGAAAAGTAATCACTCCAATCCCAACTGAATCCAAGTGGCTGGATGCGATCCATGCCTGGGATCTCCTGAAAGCAAACTCAATTGTATTAAACTCCTCCAGAAACCTGACGCAAGAAGGAGAACTTGAAGAAGGAGTGATAATTCGCGGGAAGGTTGCAATCGGGAAAAACACAAGAATCCGTGCCGGAACTTATATTGTAGGTCCGGTGGTAATAGGGGAAAACTGTGATATAGGACCTAATGTAGTAATTCTGCCCTCCACTACGATAGGAGACAATGTGTCCATAAGGTCTTTTACCGAAATCCAGAACAGCATCATAATGAATGACTGCAGGATTTATTCCCATGGACAGATTTCTAATTGCGTAATTGGAAGCAATAATACCCTTGGTTCAGGTTTTACTGCAGAGGAAAAGGAAAACCTTGAAATAAACATTAACTGCAGGATCCACAAGGCCCCAAAGCTCGGAACTATAATTGGGGACGATAACCGGATAGGAAGCAGGGTGCTCGTGAAAGCCGGAGTAATGATTGCTGTCAACTGTCAGGTAGAGTCTGGAAACACCATTTACAGAGACCTTACCCGTGATTCAGTGGTACTCTGA
- the glmS gene encoding glutamine--fructose-6-phosphate transaminase (isomerizing) gives MCGIVGYAGRSAAAPVLIESLKKLEYRGYDSAGITVLGSGIETYKAVGKIVNLESELPKNLGGTVGIGHTRWATHGRPNTVNAHPHNSGEKPEKISIVHNGIIENYMALKERLIGEGYKFKSETDTEVIAHLLHKHIYGKPDGKEAQCELLVGLREALKEIEGSYALGILSADEPGKLVLARKDSPLVIGIGKGENFAGSDVTAFLNHTRDVIFVNDFETAVLSPAGVEIFDRDGNLTENKIEKIEWDFEAAEKAGYEHFMLKEIHEQVTAIHDTLAGRVSELEGAIQLKELNLSEDEIKKLSRVQILACGTSWHAGLLGKYLFEQLAGIHCDIDICSEYRYRSPVMNEGTLAIAITQSGETADTIAAVREIMSYNCPTLAITNVVGSTITREANSVLYTRAGPEIGVAATKTFSTQLILLYLLAVKFALVRGKLSPDYVKGFITEIRKVPGEIQQILNQKEAIKECAENFARSKSYFFLGRHLNYPIALEGALKLKEISYVHAEGFAAGELKHGPIALLEEGSPVVAIATRGQTYEKMLSNIKEVKARDAIVIAVADSKDTEIEKYADFVLRVPQSGELLAPFLSVVVLQLLAYYTALARDCSIDKPRNLAKSVTVE, from the coding sequence ATGTGTGGAATTGTCGGATATGCAGGACGAAGTGCTGCTGCACCGGTCCTTATAGAATCCCTTAAAAAACTTGAATATAGGGGATATGACTCCGCAGGGATTACAGTTCTTGGTAGCGGGATTGAGACTTATAAAGCAGTAGGAAAAATCGTAAATCTCGAATCTGAACTCCCGAAGAACCTCGGAGGAACTGTCGGAATAGGACACACCCGCTGGGCAACCCATGGACGCCCAAATACGGTAAATGCCCACCCTCATAACTCGGGAGAGAAACCGGAAAAAATCTCGATAGTGCATAATGGGATTATCGAAAATTATATGGCATTGAAAGAGCGGCTTATTGGAGAGGGTTACAAATTCAAATCCGAAACCGATACCGAAGTGATCGCACATCTTCTGCACAAACACATCTATGGGAAACCGGACGGAAAAGAAGCTCAATGCGAACTTCTTGTGGGACTCCGAGAAGCCTTAAAAGAGATTGAAGGATCATATGCTCTTGGAATCCTTTCTGCTGACGAGCCCGGGAAACTCGTGCTTGCCCGCAAGGATAGCCCCCTAGTCATAGGGATCGGAAAAGGAGAAAATTTTGCGGGATCTGATGTAACTGCTTTTCTAAACCATACCAGGGACGTTATCTTTGTAAATGACTTTGAGACAGCAGTGCTGAGCCCTGCAGGTGTGGAGATATTTGACAGGGACGGAAATCTCACGGAAAATAAGATAGAAAAGATAGAATGGGACTTTGAGGCTGCAGAAAAAGCAGGTTATGAACATTTCATGCTGAAAGAGATCCATGAACAGGTCACTGCAATCCACGACACCCTGGCAGGCAGAGTTTCTGAACTTGAAGGGGCTATACAATTAAAAGAACTGAACCTCAGTGAAGATGAAATAAAGAAACTTTCAAGAGTTCAGATTCTCGCCTGCGGAACTTCCTGGCATGCAGGCTTGCTAGGGAAATACCTGTTTGAACAGCTTGCAGGAATCCACTGCGACATTGACATCTGCTCGGAGTACAGGTATAGAAGCCCTGTCATGAATGAGGGGACCCTTGCCATTGCGATTACTCAATCCGGAGAAACTGCAGATACCATTGCAGCCGTGCGGGAGATTATGTCTTACAACTGCCCCACGCTTGCAATTACGAATGTTGTGGGAAGTACCATTACAAGGGAGGCAAACAGTGTGCTCTATACACGGGCAGGGCCCGAAATAGGAGTTGCTGCCACAAAGACCTTCAGTACCCAGCTTATCCTTCTTTATCTCCTCGCCGTAAAGTTTGCTCTTGTAAGGGGCAAGCTCAGCCCCGATTACGTAAAGGGGTTCATCACGGAAATCCGGAAAGTTCCGGGAGAGATCCAGCAGATCCTTAACCAGAAGGAAGCGATAAAGGAATGCGCTGAGAACTTTGCCCGTTCAAAGAGCTACTTCTTCCTTGGCAGGCACCTTAACTACCCTATAGCTCTTGAAGGAGCACTGAAGCTCAAAGAGATATCATACGTGCACGCCGAAGGCTTTGCTGCAGGAGAACTGAAACACGGACCCATTGCCCTTCTAGAAGAGGGATCTCCTGTAGTTGCAATTGCCACCAGAGGGCAGACATATGAAAAGATGCTCAGCAATATTAAAGAAGTGAAAGCCAGGGACGCTATTGTGATAGCAGTTGCCGACAGTAAGGACACAGAAATAGAAAAGTATGCAGACTTTGTACTCAGAGTTCCCCAGAGTGGTGAACTGCTGGCTCCTTTTCTTAGTGTTGTCGTGCTTCAGCTGCTTGCTTATTACACTGCTCTTGCCAGGGATTGCTCTATTGACAAACCCCGCAACCTTGCAAAGAGTGTAACTGTCGAATGA
- the glmM gene encoding phosphoglucosamine mutase: MKLFGSSGIRGVVNKEVTPELALQVGLVLGSRKKTAVIGRDPRTSAPMIEHALVAGLTAAGCDVTKVGMVTTPTLAYAARKYECGVMVTASHNPSEYVGIKLWNPDGMAFDSAQQEEVEEAIEKENFSRATWDLMGKIAEDKNAIRDHMDLIEGLIGKSKLRVVLDCGCGAGSTITPYLLQELGCQVITLNSQPDGHFPARNPEPNDQNLSLLKKAVVAFGADLGIAHDGDADRMMAVDEKGNFVSGDDLLAIFGRFECEGKKGAVVVPVDTSMMVDDHLEGYEIIRTRVGDVYVAEGIKQYGAIYGGEPSGSWIFPKISYCPDGIYAAAKLVEIVREKKLSELRAELPVYATKRGALPCANEKKAEFMETVKTRLEPLGKVLDIDGIRVELDNGWVLVRPSGTEAKVRITAEARKNVDEIYDMAEKIVKEALK, translated from the coding sequence ATGAAACTCTTCGGATCTTCAGGAATTAGAGGCGTAGTTAATAAAGAAGTTACACCCGAACTTGCACTGCAGGTAGGACTTGTGCTGGGAAGCCGGAAAAAAACCGCGGTTATCGGGAGGGATCCCAGAACTTCGGCGCCTATGATAGAGCATGCCCTGGTCGCCGGGCTGACTGCAGCAGGCTGTGATGTTACAAAGGTGGGCATGGTAACTACCCCGACCTTGGCATATGCAGCCAGAAAATATGAGTGTGGAGTAATGGTTACAGCTTCACATAACCCCTCAGAGTATGTGGGGATAAAGCTGTGGAACCCTGACGGCATGGCTTTTGACTCAGCCCAGCAGGAAGAGGTTGAAGAAGCTATAGAGAAAGAAAACTTTTCGCGGGCTACCTGGGACCTTATGGGGAAAATTGCTGAGGACAAAAACGCCATTCGGGACCACATGGATCTGATCGAGGGACTTATAGGGAAGTCAAAGCTGCGCGTGGTTCTTGACTGCGGATGCGGAGCAGGAAGCACGATCACCCCCTATCTCCTGCAGGAACTTGGCTGTCAGGTAATAACCCTGAATTCCCAGCCTGACGGGCATTTTCCGGCAAGGAACCCTGAGCCCAACGACCAGAACCTCTCCCTGCTTAAAAAAGCAGTTGTGGCATTCGGAGCCGACCTCGGAATAGCTCATGATGGAGATGCAGACAGGATGATGGCAGTAGACGAAAAAGGCAACTTCGTATCCGGAGACGACCTGCTTGCAATATTCGGGCGTTTTGAATGCGAGGGCAAGAAGGGAGCTGTTGTCGTGCCTGTGGACACCTCCATGATGGTGGATGATCATCTTGAAGGTTATGAAATAATAAGGACGAGAGTTGGGGATGTCTATGTTGCAGAGGGCATAAAGCAGTACGGAGCCATCTACGGCGGAGAGCCTTCAGGCAGCTGGATTTTCCCGAAAATTTCCTACTGTCCTGATGGGATCTATGCAGCTGCTAAGCTTGTTGAGATTGTCAGGGAAAAGAAGTTAAGCGAGCTCAGGGCAGAACTTCCTGTTTATGCCACAAAAAGAGGTGCTCTTCCATGTGCAAACGAAAAGAAAGCAGAGTTCATGGAAACGGTAAAAACAAGGCTTGAACCTCTTGGAAAAGTCCTTGACATTGACGGAATCCGTGTGGAACTCGACAACGGCTGGGTGCTTGTCCGCCCCTCGGGCACGGAAGCGAAGGTAAGGATTACGGCAGAAGCCCGGAAAAACGTAGATGAGATCTACGATATGGCAGAAAAAATAGTGAAGGAGGCGCTTAAATGA